TCGTTCGCTTGAAAAACGATTATTAAGAGTGATAAAAGCGGAGTAAGTACCTGTTAATATACTTAATTTCTGATTTCCTGCGGATATTTTAACTACCGCATCAATGGTTTCAATTAATCCGGTATTCATATAGCCATAACGCCATAGAACATGCATATTATCAGCATCAAAAAGTTCTAATTTATCGGCATGGGAACGAGCAGATTTGAGGTATGAGAAGTAGTCATTAAAGGCATCAAATTTATTTTGTATACCCAATTCTGCTAATGCCTCCTTATTAGCAGCTTGATAGTGTTGATAGTTAGTAAGGACCTTATCTAATGTAGCACGTTGAGCAATTAACTGAGACTGAAAGCCTTTGCCTGTACTTCCTACTGGTGTACCACTAATGAAGCCTTGTGTTAAATCACGTTCAGTTTGCAGCTCCTGAAGTACTTTTCCAGCCTCTTGAGCTAAGAGCATTGCACTTGCAACTTTTTCTAATTTTGCCTGCTCATTTAATGAATCTAATAAAAATTTAACAGAGTAACTGCCTGCAACAATTGTTGGTAACAGCGCTAATATTATAATTCGAGTCGATATTTTTAATTTTGTTAACATAATTTACACCACATAAATAGAGTTAATATATTTTCTTATTGCAGGGGCTAATTTATTCCATCAATATGGTTCTGTATGCTATAGCATTTGGTTAAATAGTAAATTAAATTGGTTGATGAGTTTGATGTTGGCCACGTTATTTAACAATACATTCATTTATCAATTTTTCAGTTAAGTAATAAACGGTTTTATAATGACTTTAGATATGTATTAAATATCCGTCTGTAGTGGTTATTTGTCCAAGGATTTGTAGTCGCATAGTGGGGCTATTACTAACTCGAGAGAAAAACTAATCTTCGGTCGTTCAAACATATATCCATGTGACCTCCAGTTGCTTTGCCTATTGTTAACGGCATCTCATCTTTTATTGCT
This window of the Psychromonas sp. MME1 genome carries:
- a CDS encoding nitrate- and nitrite sensing domain-containing protein is translated as MLTKLKISTRIIILALLPTIVAGSYSVKFLLDSLNEQAKLEKVASAMLLAQEAGKVLQELQTERDLTQGFISGTPVGSTGKGFQSQLIAQRATLDKVLTNYQHYQAANKEALAELGIQNKFDAFNDYFSYLKSARSHADKLELFDADNMHVLWRYGYMNTGLIETIDAVVKISAGNQKLSILTGTYSAFITLNNRFSSERGNGLDGFSRENLDYSSMGNNVAIFRQIEDMQLRISAYAPEKISDAYWNGYLQSDINKKLDAMRREMMGMGERPTI